AAAAGAAAACTTGAAAATAAATTCTCTTTCCGAAATCACTCATCTTATTGAATCTGATCTTGAACGGTTTAATGGATTGTTCAAACAATCCCTGAAATCTAAAGTCGGCTTGGTTGATCTTGTAACACGTTATATTCTTAAACAGAAAGGAAAGAAAGTTAGGCCTGTCCTCGTTCTTCTTTCTAGTAAACTGGCTGGTGGAATAAGCGAAAGAAGCTATAGAGGAGCTATACTTGTTGAATTGCTCCATACAGCAACACTTGTTCACGATGACGTTGTTGATAATGCTGAAACTCGAAGGGGTTTCCCATCCATCAATTCTGTCTGGAAAAATAAAGTTGCCGTTCTGATGGGGGACTACCTCCTTGCACGGGGACTTATGCTTGCAGTTGAAGGAAGTGATTTTGATTTCCTCGGCGTAATTACTAATACAGTAAAAAGAATGTCTGAAGGTGAATTGCTCCAGATAAGTAAAACACGAAAACTTGACAACGACGAAGAAACCTACTTTAAGATAATCTCCGATAAAACCGCCTCTTTGTTAACTACATGCTGCGAAATTGGTGCGAGAGCTGCGACAAATGATGAGAACAAAATAGCTGCGTTAAAAACTTATGGCGAGTACCTTGGTATTGCCTTTCAAATAAGGGATGATATACTGGATTATATCGGAACAGCCAAACTGTTCGGTAAACCTCTTGGCGGCGATATCAAAGAAAAAAAACTTACTCTTCCGCTGATATATGCTCTCAAAAAAGCTCCGCCTGAAGATTCAAAAAAAATAAT
This window of the Melioribacteraceae bacterium genome carries:
- a CDS encoding polyprenyl synthetase family protein; translated protein: MKINSLSEITHLIESDLERFNGLFKQSLKSKVGLVDLVTRYILKQKGKKVRPVLVLLSSKLAGGISERSYRGAILVELLHTATLVHDDVVDNAETRRGFPSINSVWKNKVAVLMGDYLLARGLMLAVEGSDFDFLGVITNTVKRMSEGELLQISKTRKLDNDEETYFKIISDKTASLLTTCCEIGARAATNDENKIAALKTYGEYLGIAFQIRDDILDYIGTAKLFGKPLGGDIKEKKLTLPLIYALKKAPPEDSKKIIKLIKNGGKNLNVKEVIDFVKKHGGINYAEKVSKDFAEKAIDALKIFDENEIRIALESLVNFVVDRNN